In Carya illinoinensis cultivar Pawnee chromosome 7, C.illinoinensisPawnee_v1, whole genome shotgun sequence, the following are encoded in one genomic region:
- the LOC122315864 gene encoding protein KRI1 homolog, which yields MGLKLFEGSDSEEDDASRIQIDREFARRYEHNKKREDLHRLQELKKKGLVQPSSSSQSESSSSFSDEEDDGFVISSKKDNEFFEALIKVKKQDPVIKNKDVKLFESDKEEEDEEDGKDMESKKKAMYLKDVVAKQLIEEGPEFEDEVGEGKMEEEKKKSYVEEQEDIRREFLEAAAHEDRGGDLLRIKEKNEEEEGEETGENGDFVRKLDEYFGGDGEVDEGNKFLKEFFRNRMWVDREMEGGEIGEEELERVSEDEREIERQEEYEYRFQENAGDRVMGHARKVEGSVRKKANSRKEQRKSKEERMEAARIEREEDLKHLKNLKKEEMDEKVRKILRTAGIREDEVVPLSRKELEEEFDPGEYDRMMKAAFGEEYYEEEDADPEFGSNRDEDEGEIEKPDFDEEDELLGLPKGWDECGPGDGFLAARERSLKRKVVNEGESDQEEEEEDAEKGKRKKKRKKSAILEKAKEAMMEEYYKLDYEDTIGDLKTRFKYAKTKPNRYGLSAEELLVMDEKELNQYVSLKKLAPYREKEWKLSDKKRFQLKMRTKELLRGGKLDEQKGGKKKRSRDNAEKSVSLGSTVEDGKAQIQESFGDLSSLSRQAKRRRRQAEVKLSHSRLMAYGKIPSKSKRKAKH from the coding sequence ATGGGGCTGAAACTATTTGAGGGTAGTGACTCGGAAGAAGACGATGCATCAAGGATCCAGATTGATCGGGAGTTCGCTCGTAGATACGAGCACAACAAGAAACGCGAGGACCTCCATCGCCTCCAAGAGCTTAAGAAGAAAGGTCTCGTCCAACCCTCTTCGTCCTCCCAATCAGAatcatcatcttctttttcAGATGAAGAAGACGATGGTTTCGTCATTTCGAGCAAGAAGGATAACGAATTTTTTGAGGCACTGATCAAGGTAAAGAAGCAAGACCCTGTTATTAAGAACAAAGATGTCAAGCTATTCGAATccgacaaagaagaagaagatgaagaagatgggaAGGATATGGAGAGTAAGAAGAAAGCGATGTATTTGAAGGATGTGGTGGCTAAGCAGTTGATAGAGGAGGGTCCTGAGTTTGAGGATGAAGTAGGGGAAgggaagatggaggaggagaagaagaaaagttaTGTGGAGGAGCAAGAGGATATAAGGAGGGAGTTTTTGGAGGCAGCAGCGCATGAGGATAGAGGGGGAGATTTGTTGAGAATAAAGGAGAAgaacgaggaggaggagggggagGAGACGGGTGAGAATGGTGACTTTGTGAGGAAGTTGGATGAGTATTTTGGTGGGGATGGGGAAGTAGATGAGGGTAATAAGTTCTTAAAGGAGTTTTTTAGGAATAGGATGTGGGTGGATAGGGAAATGGAAGGTGGGGAGATTGGGGAGGAGGAGTTGGAGCGTGTATCAGAGGATGAGAGGGAGATTGAGAGGCAAGAGGAGTATGAGTATCGGTTTCAGGAGAATGCGGGGGATAGAGTGATGGGTCATGCTCGGAAAGTGGAGGGGTCAGTGAGGAAGAAGGCAAACTCAAGGAAGGAGCAGAGAAAGAGTAAAGAGGAGAGGATGGAGGCGGCAAGGATAGAGAGGGAGGAGGATTTGAAGCATTTGAAGAATTTAAAGAAGGAGGAGATGGACGAGAAGGTGAGGAAGATACTGAGGACAGCGGGTATTAGGGAGGATGAGGTTGTGCCATTGAGTAGAAAGGAGTTGGAAGAGGAGTTTGATCCAGGGGAGTATGATAGAATGATGAAGGCTGCGTTTGGTGAGGAGTACTATGAGGAGGAGGATGCAGACCCAGAGTTTGGTAGCAATAGGGATGAAGATGAGGGTGAGATTGAGAAGCCAGATTTTGACGAAGAAGATGAGTTACTTGGACTTCCGAAAGGTTGGGATGAGTGTGGGCCTGGTGATGGGTTTTTAGCTGCCAGGGAAAGGAGTTTGAAGCGAAAGGTGGTTAATGAGGGTGAAAGCGatcaagaagaagaggaagaagatgccGAGAAAGGTAAGCGGAAGAAGAAGCGTAAAAAGAGTGCAATTTTGGAGAAAGCAAAAGAGGCTATGATGGAGGAGTATTATAAGTTGGATTATGAGGACACAATTGGAGACTTGAAGACAAGGTTTAAATATGCAAAAACAAAACCTAATAGATATGGATTGAGTGCTGAAGAGTTATTGGTGATGGATGAAAAGGAGTTGAATCAGTACGTTTCTTTGAAAAAACTTGCTCCTTATAGGGAGAAGGAATGGAAGTTGAGTGATAAAAAGAGATTCCAACTAAAAATGAGAACTAAAGAACTTCTCCGGGGTGGAAAATTGGATGAACAGAAGGGTGGTAAGAAGAAGAGGTCCAGGGATAATGCTGAAAAATCAGTTTCACTAGGGAGTACCGTGGAAGATGGGAAAGCACAAATCCAGGAATCATTTGGTGATTTAAGCAGTTTATCCAGGCAAGCTAAGAGAAGGAGACGCCAAGCTGAAGTTAAACTCTCTCATTCCAGGCTCATGGCATATGGAAAGATACCTTCCAAATCTAAAAGGAAAGCAAAGCACTGA
- the LOC122317298 gene encoding thioredoxin F-type, chloroplastic-like, whose translation MALNLSLSSPPIRSHQPLTYSAKHPIALLGSSSTSFSTFSQSSLKKSRSYLGAVVRSSLETVGPTVKVGQVTDVDKDTFWPLVKAAGDKTVVLDMYTQWCGPCKVMAPKFKELSEKYLDVVFLKLDCNQNNKPLAKELGIRVVPTFKILKESKVVKEVTGAKFDDLLLAIDTVRSS comes from the exons ATGGCTCTCAACCTTTCTCTATCCAGTCCTCCCATTCGCTCCCATCAACCTCTCACATACTCCGCGAAGCACCCGATCGCGCTTCTCGGCTCCTCATCCACCTCCTTCTCCACTTTCTCGCAGAGCAGCTTGAAGAAAAGCAGGAGTTACCTTGGTGCAGTGGTAAGATCCAGTCTAGAAACGGTTGGACCCACGGTTAAAGTTGGCCAGGTGACTGACGTCGACAAGGACACCTTCTGGCCCCTCGTCAAGGCCGCCGGCGACAAGACCGTCGTCCTCGACATGTACACTCAATG GTGTGGTCCATGCAAGGTGATGGCTCCAAAGTTCAAAGAACTTTCTGAGAAGTATCTTGATGTTGTCTTTCTAAAGCTTGACTGCAACCAGAACAATAAG CCATTGGCAAAGGAGCTCGGGATAAGAGTTGTTCCAACATTCAAGATTCTGAAGGAGAGCAAGGTTGTAAAAGAAGTCACAGGTGCCAAATTTGATGATCTACTCCTTGCAATTGATACTGTTAGATCCAGCTAG